One Malus domestica chromosome 11, GDT2T_hap1 genomic region harbors:
- the LOC103448022 gene encoding protein argonaute 5-like isoform X2: MKSIYTAGPLPFASKEFVVRLAEKEGRESSSAAAGAKRRDRDFKVTLKLASKPDLYQLQQFLRSQQHESPQDAIQVLDVALRATPSEKYTVAGRSFFAIELGQKGDLGDGLEYWRGFYQSLRPTQFGLSLNIDVSARAFYDPVLVTVFVKKLLNYRELSRPLPDRDRLKVKKALKGLKVAVSYRENRSYKISGVSVEPLNKLTFTREDNSRISVEQYYRDTYNIVLRDVAMPALQSGSDSKPVYLPMELCSIVAGQRYTKKLNERQVTALLRATCQRPGDRERSIYQMVKHNAYNKDELVQREFGMHIREDMALVNARVLPPPSLKYHDTGREKSENPRMGQWNMINKKMVNGGRVDFWACVNFSRLDPNFNFRFCEDLVNMCGSKGVHFHPQPLLAHQSAHPGQIERVLRDIHKTSSKKLDEIGHKGKPLQLLIVILPDVTGSYGMIKRICETELGIVSQCCQPRAASKLSKQYLENLSLKINVKVGGRNTVLTDAIERRIPRVSDIPTIIFGADVTHPQPGEDSSPSIAAVVASMDWPEVTKYRGIVSAQVHREEIIQDLYTVKQDPNKGLIAGGMIREHFRAFRLATGQIPKRVIFFRDGVSEGQFSQVLLYEMDAIRKACQSLQEGYLPPVTFVVVQKRHHTRLFPTDNRRTDRSGNIQPGTVVDTQICHPTEFDFYLNSHAGIQGTSRPAHYHVLYDENNFTADALQMLTNNLCYTYARCTRSVSIVPPAYYAHLAAFRARYYIEGEYSDGGSTTGSTAGGSGGVRFRALPEIKENVKEVMFYC; encoded by the exons ACCTTTATCAACTCCAGCAGTTCCTACGAAGCCAGCAGCATGAGTCACCTCAAGACGCAATTCAAGTTCTGGATGTTGCTCTTAGGGCTACACCTTCAGAAAA ATACACTGTTGCTGGGAGGTCTTTTTTTGCCATTGAGCTTGGGCAGAAAGGTGATCTTGGTGACGGTCTGGAATACTGGAGAGGCTTTTACCAGAGTCTAAGGCCTACTCAGTTTGGGCTTTCACTCAACATAG ATGTATCAGCAAGAGCATTTTATGATCCTGTCCTGGTAACTGTGTTTGTGAAGAAACTTTTAAATTACAGAGAATTGTCAAGGCCTTTGCCTGATCGCGATCGTTTGAAG GTGAAAAAGGCCTTAAAGGGGCTCAAGGTAGCAGTTTCTTATCGTGAGAATAGATCTTATAAAATCAGTGGGGTCTCCGTCGAACCGCTGAACAAGTTGAC GTTCACTCGAGAGGATAATAGTAGAATTTCAGTAGAACAATATTATCGCGATACGTACAATATTGTGCTAAGGGATGTGGCAATGCCTGCACTTCAATCTGGGAGCGATTCAAAACCTGTTTATTTGCCTATGGAG CTTTGTTCCATTGTTGCTGGGCAGAGGTACACTAAgaagttgaatgagagacaagtaACAGCTCTTCTGAGAGCAACTTGTCAACGCCCTGGAGATAGAGAACGAAGTATATACCAG ATGGTTAAACACAATGCTTACAATAAAGATGAGCTTGTCCAGCGGGAATTTGGAATGCATATAAGAGAAGATATGGCTTTAGTTAATGCTCGTGTGTTGCCGCCGCCTTCg CTGAAATACCATGACACTGGTCGTGAGAAGTCTGAAAATCCACGAATGGGGCAATGGAACATGATCAATAAG AAAATGGTTAACGGTGGTCGAGTGGATTTCTGGGCATGCGTCAATTTCTCCCGATTGGACCCAAATTTTAACTTCCGATTCTGTGAGGATTTGGTTAATATGTGTGGCAGCAAGGGAGTG CATTTCCATCCGCAACCTTTACTTGCTCATCAATCAGCACATCCTGGGCAAATAGAGAGGGTGCTTAGAGATATCCATAAGACGTCTAGCAAGAAACTTGATGAAATTGGACATAAGGGAAAGCCTCTTCAGTTGTTAATTGTCATTTTGCCTGATGTCACTGGATCATATG GGATGATAAAACGAATCTGTGAAACCGAGTTAGGAATCGTGTCTCAGTGCTGTCAGCCTAGGGCAGCATCAAAGCTGAGTAAACAATACCTTGAAAATTTATCGCTCAAGATAAATGTGAAG GTTGGCGGAAGGAACACTGTTTTGACCGACGCCATTGAAAGAAGGATTCCTCGGGTGAGTGACATTCCCACAATCATATTTGGTGCGGATGTTACCCATCCTCAACCTGGGGAGGACAGCAGTCCGTCAATTGCTGCT GTGGTGGCGTCCATGGATTGGCCAGAGGTCACCAAGTACAGAGGAATTGTTTCTGCACAGGTTCACCGTGAAGAAATCATCCAAGATCTGTATACTGTAAAACAGGACCCTAACAAGGGACTTATTGCTGGAGGAATGATCAG GGAGCATTTCCGAGCATTTCGACTAGCAACTGGCCAAATACCAAAAAGAGTAATCTTCTTCAG GGATGGAGTTAGCGAAGGGCAATTTAGTCAAGTTCTGTTGTATGAAATGGATGCTATAAGAAAG GCTTGTCAATCACTTCAGGAGGGATATCTGCCACCAGTTACTTTTGTTGTGGTGCAGAAAAGGCATCATACGCGCCTGTTCCCTACTGATAATCGGAGGACTGATAGGAGTGGCAATATTCAACCAG GCACTGTCGTTGACACCCAAATTTGTCATCCGACGGAGTTTGACTTCTATCTCAACAGTCATGCTGGCATTCAG GGAACTAGCAGGCCTGCACATTACCATGTCTTGTATGATGAGAACAATTTCACCGCAGATGCACTGCAGATGCTAACGAACAACCTATGCTACAC GTATGCAAGATGCACTCGTTCAGTTTCCATTG TTCCTCCTGCTTACTATGCTCACTTGGCTGCCTTCCGTGCAAGATACTACATTGAAGGCGAGTACTCAGATGGAGGTTCTACTACCGGATCTACAGCTGGGGGTTCTGGTGGTGTGCGGTTCCGTGCCCTACCTGAGATAAAAGAAAATGTGAAAGAAGTTATGTTCTACTGCTGA